The Serratia rhizosphaerae genome has a segment encoding these proteins:
- the metR gene encoding HTH-type transcriptional regulator MetR produces the protein MIELKHLRTLQALCNTGSLAAAAAQLHQTQSALSHQFSDLEQRLGFKLFVRKSQPLRFTAQGEILLQLAEQVLPQIQQALQACHEPHQTTLRIAIECHSCIQWLTPALDNFRQRYPQVVMDFKSGVTFDPQPALQQGELDLVMTSDILPRSGLHYSPMFDFEVRLVLAPDHPLAGKTQITPEDLSDETLMIYPVQRQRLDIWRYFLQPAGISPALKSVDNTLLLIQMVAARMGIAALPHWVVESFERQGLVITKTLGDGLWSRLYAAVRDGEQRQAITEAFIRSARQHACDHLPFVRDAARPNAVPPVTQPLASQP, from the coding sequence ATGATCGAACTGAAACACTTACGGACGCTGCAGGCACTGTGTAATACCGGCTCGTTAGCCGCCGCGGCAGCCCAACTCCATCAGACCCAGTCTGCCCTTTCGCATCAGTTCAGCGATCTGGAACAACGTCTGGGTTTCAAGCTGTTCGTTCGTAAAAGCCAACCGCTGCGCTTTACCGCGCAAGGAGAGATCCTGTTGCAGCTGGCGGAGCAGGTGCTGCCGCAGATCCAACAGGCGCTGCAGGCCTGTCATGAACCGCATCAGACCACGCTGCGCATCGCCATCGAATGCCACAGCTGCATCCAGTGGCTGACGCCGGCGCTGGATAACTTCCGCCAGCGCTACCCGCAGGTGGTGATGGATTTTAAATCCGGCGTCACCTTCGACCCACAGCCGGCGCTGCAGCAGGGCGAGCTGGATCTGGTAATGACCTCCGATATTCTGCCGCGCAGCGGTCTGCACTATTCGCCGATGTTTGATTTTGAGGTGCGTCTGGTGCTGGCGCCGGATCACCCGCTGGCCGGTAAAACGCAGATCACACCGGAAGATTTGAGCGATGAAACGCTAATGATTTACCCGGTGCAGCGCCAACGGCTGGATATTTGGCGTTACTTCCTGCAGCCGGCTGGCATCAGTCCGGCGTTAAAAAGCGTCGATAATACGCTGCTGCTGATTCAGATGGTGGCGGCGCGCATGGGCATTGCCGCTCTGCCGCACTGGGTGGTGGAGAGCTTTGAACGTCAGGGGCTGGTGATCACAAAAACCCTCGGCGACGGCCTGTGGAGCCGGCTGTACGCCGCGGTGCGCGACGGCGAACAGCGCCAGGCGATCACCGAAGCGTTTATTCGTTCCGCCCGTCAGCATGCCTGCGATCATCTGCCGTTCGTGCGCGACGCCGCACGCCCCAACGCGGTGCCGCCCGTCACTCAACCGCTGGCGTCACAGCCCTGA
- a CDS encoding ABC transporter substrate-binding protein, with the protein MSRAVLHALLLLAWPALGAAFPVTVDSCGEPLTFNAAPQRAVINDLNMAEMAFALGLQPHIVGLTGISGWYQVDAEFKRQQGTIPELADKYPSLETLLAANPDFFFAGWNYGMKIGGEVTPQSLAKYGIKTLVLSESCIWTQRSRPRASMALLYDDMLKLGKIFGRETQAVQRVNLWRQRLETLRQRIGQRPAPKVFVYDSGEDKPFTSGKYAMPTALIEAAGGKNVMDTLAASWATTSWEEVARQQPDVIVLLDYQHGGGAAHLQQFLAAHPLMKHTPAVRHQRYLRLKYAELTPGPANIAAIEKLARVLYPEVFD; encoded by the coding sequence ATGAGCAGGGCAGTATTGCATGCGTTATTGCTGCTGGCGTGGCCGGCGTTGGGTGCGGCGTTTCCGGTGACGGTCGACAGCTGCGGCGAACCGCTGACCTTCAACGCTGCGCCGCAGCGGGCGGTAATCAACGATTTAAACATGGCCGAGATGGCATTTGCGCTGGGGCTGCAGCCGCATATCGTCGGGCTGACCGGCATATCTGGCTGGTATCAGGTCGATGCCGAATTCAAACGTCAGCAGGGAACGATTCCTGAGCTGGCGGACAAGTATCCGTCACTGGAAACGCTGTTGGCAGCCAATCCGGATTTCTTCTTCGCCGGCTGGAACTATGGCATGAAAATCGGCGGCGAGGTTACGCCGCAGTCGCTGGCGAAATATGGCATTAAAACCCTGGTGTTGAGCGAAAGCTGTATCTGGACTCAGCGGTCACGGCCGCGCGCCAGTATGGCGCTGCTGTATGACGATATGCTGAAACTGGGGAAAATCTTCGGTCGTGAAACGCAGGCTGTCCAGCGGGTTAATCTGTGGCGACAGCGGCTGGAAACGCTGCGTCAACGTATCGGCCAGCGGCCGGCGCCCAAGGTCTTTGTCTATGACTCTGGTGAGGATAAACCTTTCACCAGCGGGAAATATGCCATGCCGACCGCGCTGATTGAGGCCGCCGGCGGCAAAAACGTGATGGATACCTTGGCGGCCAGCTGGGCGACCACGTCGTGGGAAGAAGTGGCGCGACAGCAGCCGGATGTGATTGTGCTGCTGGATTATCAACATGGGGGAGGCGCGGCGCACTTGCAGCAGTTTCTTGCCGCGCATCCGTTAATGAAACACACCCCGGCAGTGCGTCATCAGCGTTATCTGCGCCTGAAGTATGCCGAGTTGACGCCCGGGCCGGCCAATATCGCGGCGATAGAGAAACTGGCGCGCGTGCTGTATCCGGAGGTCTTTGATTGA
- a CDS encoding porin produces MIRNSCLAAVPLLFLSGAAEAITLYEEKGTTLDFSGSIRLMFENAKKTDAGQNSTHIKDESSRFGIGISHQIDSDLRGFGYLEFGNDTQSAENKFKLGNRQAYVGLARRSLGDIAIGRVLSPFDKVARSDYTYEYGGVLDFGDRYIGRSTGSSDDGKNDFIGRVSNSVRMMSAEFAGFSAGATYTLQNGDEVNEINNAYTLAAFFRQANLRLAAGYGAAEGNGERAKKPQNYMDSKERVKAIKEEIWGIGAEYTLADLDLSLAVDYGRLRIKNGNQRSGDAYKKVNGTPKAELLGLGANWDWGRGNLYGGYYRKAGNHDANNWREQRYVIGADYELTKKVVTWVELAHEDQRADQYDKVTDRLLGLGLRIYF; encoded by the coding sequence ATGATAAGGAATTCATGTTTAGCGGCAGTACCGTTGTTATTCCTTTCTGGTGCGGCTGAGGCGATAACGCTGTATGAAGAAAAGGGCACCACGCTGGATTTTTCCGGTTCAATTCGCCTGATGTTCGAAAATGCGAAGAAAACCGACGCGGGGCAAAACAGCACGCATATCAAGGATGAGAGTTCGCGTTTCGGTATTGGCATTTCACACCAAATCGACAGCGACCTGCGCGGTTTTGGTTATTTAGAGTTTGGCAACGATACCCAGTCGGCGGAGAACAAATTCAAACTGGGCAACCGCCAGGCGTATGTCGGTCTGGCGCGGCGCAGTCTTGGCGATATCGCCATTGGTCGCGTCCTGTCGCCGTTCGATAAGGTGGCGCGTTCAGACTATACCTACGAATATGGCGGCGTATTGGATTTCGGCGATAGGTATATTGGCCGTTCCACCGGCAGCTCCGATGACGGTAAAAATGACTTTATCGGCCGCGTGTCCAATTCTGTGCGCATGATGTCCGCCGAGTTTGCCGGTTTCAGCGCCGGCGCAACCTACACCCTGCAAAACGGTGATGAGGTTAACGAGATCAATAACGCCTACACGCTGGCGGCCTTTTTCCGCCAGGCGAACCTGCGGCTGGCCGCAGGATACGGTGCGGCGGAAGGCAACGGTGAACGCGCGAAGAAACCCCAGAATTATATGGACAGCAAGGAGCGAGTGAAGGCGATCAAAGAAGAGATCTGGGGCATCGGCGCAGAGTATACCCTGGCGGATCTCGATCTCTCTCTGGCGGTTGACTACGGGCGGTTGCGCATCAAAAACGGCAACCAGCGCTCGGGAGATGCGTATAAAAAAGTCAACGGGACGCCGAAGGCTGAACTGCTGGGGCTGGGAGCCAACTGGGACTGGGGCCGGGGTAATCTCTACGGCGGTTATTACCGGAAGGCGGGTAATCATGACGCCAATAACTGGCGGGAGCAACGTTATGTGATAGGCGCAGATTATGAACTGACGAAAAAGGTCGTCACCTGGGTCGAGCTGGCCCATGAAGATCAACGCGCCGACCAGTACGACAAAGTGACCGACAGACTGCTGGGGCTGGGGCTGCGCATCTATTTCTAA
- a CDS encoding phosphotransferase, which yields MFALSGGIWRLQRCWPSLVDSQPPAVKRIIVEATPMHGDRSRRHAALLSVNPLQPEEALWLQLHPYGQDAALPALTEHLQHALRDDPSAVVVAHRRGKRAVIRSVRGFVKVLRPGKAPTLVHRQACAARYYGGHAVLAALLQHDDAALITAPLAGRTLAELGNDPSLDDGGLAGCWFAFGSMMRRCQRELPADWCGLPQHRLEDEWRIVDDWLMRMMLSGQVPPERVLVLHQRSQQLCGALAGEGVVPLSLLHRDLHDKQVLFTPDGPALLDFDTLALGDAALDLGNVLAHLRLRAYQHAWCSELEPSLSFTRFRLARQALLNGWAPDEASMARANLFTELSWIRLAGVYQWRPAWQKMAKHMVQADDHQGL from the coding sequence ATGTTTGCTCTGTCAGGCGGCATCTGGCGTCTGCAGCGCTGCTGGCCGTCGCTGGTCGATAGTCAGCCGCCGGCGGTGAAGCGCATCATCGTGGAGGCGACGCCGATGCACGGCGATCGCAGCCGTCGTCATGCAGCGCTGCTGAGTGTCAATCCGCTCCAGCCGGAGGAGGCGCTGTGGCTGCAACTTCATCCCTATGGTCAGGATGCGGCGCTGCCGGCGCTGACGGAGCATTTACAGCACGCGCTGCGGGACGACCCCAGCGCCGTGGTCGTGGCGCACCGCAGGGGGAAGCGGGCGGTGATCCGTTCCGTCCGCGGCTTTGTCAAGGTGCTGCGGCCGGGGAAAGCGCCGACGCTGGTGCATCGTCAGGCGTGCGCCGCACGCTATTACGGCGGACACGCCGTGTTGGCGGCGCTGTTGCAGCATGACGATGCGGCGTTAATCACCGCCCCGCTGGCGGGCCGGACGCTGGCCGAACTGGGAAATGACCCGTCGCTGGATGACGGCGGGCTGGCCGGTTGCTGGTTCGCTTTCGGCAGCATGATGCGCCGCTGTCAACGTGAACTCCCTGCCGACTGGTGTGGTTTGCCTCAGCATCGCCTTGAGGATGAGTGGCGCATCGTTGATGACTGGCTGATGCGCATGATGCTGTCTGGGCAGGTGCCGCCGGAGCGCGTGCTGGTTCTGCACCAGCGCAGTCAGCAGCTTTGCGGCGCGCTGGCCGGTGAGGGCGTTGTGCCGCTGTCTCTGCTGCATCGGGATTTGCACGACAAACAGGTGTTGTTCACGCCGGACGGGCCGGCGCTGCTGGATTTTGACACGCTGGCGCTGGGCGATGCGGCGCTGGATCTGGGCAACGTATTGGCACATCTGCGGTTGCGGGCCTATCAGCATGCCTGGTGCAGCGAACTGGAGCCCTCGCTCAGTTTTACTCGTTTTCGTCTGGCGCGACAGGCCTTGCTGAACGGTTGGGCGCCGGATGAGGCGTCGATGGCGCGTGCGAACTTATTTACCGAGCTGAGCTGGATCCGCCTGGCAGGCGTTTATCAGTGGCGGCCAGCCTGGCAAAAAATGGCTAAGCATATGGTGCAGGCTGACGACCATCAGGGGCTGTAA
- a CDS encoding tyrosine-protein phosphatase, which produces MTAQILLHPSLAPLDGGINFRDLGGNSAADGRRIKRGLLFRSGSLERLTENDCTFLAGVPVRSVLDYRDTDEVQAKPDILWQGAQYHHFPANPLSNEVNANLEKLTSETLATFDARAFMLELYRRLPFGNAAYQQLTSLLGNPAEGAIVQHCAVGKDRTGVGSALVLFALGADEATVVEDYLLTETTLAAFREQMLDQLSVRLNESALAQFAYVLSAREEFLMTALGCIREQYGSTDRWLEAEYGLGASQRAALQAHYLE; this is translated from the coding sequence ATGACCGCCCAAATTCTGCTCCACCCCTCGCTTGCGCCACTGGATGGCGGCATCAACTTTCGTGATTTAGGCGGCAACAGCGCTGCCGACGGACGGCGCATCAAGCGCGGCCTGTTGTTTCGTTCCGGCTCGCTGGAACGCCTGACGGAAAACGACTGTACGTTCCTGGCGGGCGTCCCGGTGCGTTCGGTGCTGGACTACCGCGATACCGATGAGGTGCAGGCCAAGCCGGATATTTTATGGCAGGGGGCGCAGTACCACCATTTCCCTGCCAACCCGCTGAGCAATGAAGTGAACGCCAACCTGGAAAAACTCACCAGCGAGACGCTGGCGACGTTTGATGCGCGTGCTTTTATGCTGGAGCTGTATCGTCGTCTGCCGTTTGGCAATGCGGCCTATCAGCAGCTGACGAGCCTGCTCGGCAACCCAGCGGAAGGGGCCATTGTGCAGCACTGTGCGGTTGGCAAGGACCGTACCGGGGTCGGCTCTGCGCTGGTGCTGTTTGCGTTAGGCGCGGACGAGGCGACGGTGGTGGAAGATTACCTGCTGACGGAAACCACGCTGGCCGCCTTCCGCGAACAGATGCTGGATCAGCTGTCGGTACGTCTGAATGAGTCTGCGCTGGCGCAGTTTGCCTATGTGCTGAGCGCCCGTGAAGAGTTTCTGATGACGGCGCTGGGCTGTATCCGCGAACAGTACGGCAGCACCGACCGCTGGCTGGAGGCGGAGTATGGCCTGGGCGCCAGCCAGCGTGCCGCGCTGCAGGCGCACTATCTGGAGTGA
- a CDS encoding FecCD family ABC transporter permease, producing MLVGIAIGATRLPDGQLMAVLGLGDRPASPMIARIVFELRVPRVLLAALTGAGLALVGALLQTATRNELADPFLFGLSSGASAGAVAVITRLGDRLGNWTLPIAAFVGGLVSAIAVMLLLRLQQHKGAERIVISGLAISFLFGAMTNYLVFTGDQRAASAILFWSLGGLGLASWQNLWLAAAANLLLISFICLRWRSLDALLGGEQTAVSLGVQLTRLRSEVFLCCALATSALVALTGVIGFVGLMVPHLARPLCGVRHLPLLPLSAVIGALLLTAGDVLSRTLMAPQELPIGVITAGLGGVFVLMILFKR from the coding sequence ATGCTGGTCGGTATCGCTATCGGTGCGACCCGTTTACCTGATGGACAGCTGATGGCGGTATTAGGGCTGGGCGATCGACCGGCGTCGCCGATGATCGCCCGGATCGTGTTTGAGCTGCGTGTGCCGCGGGTGTTGCTGGCGGCGCTCACCGGCGCGGGGCTGGCGCTGGTTGGCGCGTTGCTGCAGACCGCCACGCGCAATGAGCTGGCGGACCCGTTTTTATTTGGCCTTTCGTCCGGCGCATCGGCCGGGGCCGTTGCGGTGATTACGCGTCTGGGCGACCGCCTGGGGAACTGGACATTACCCATTGCAGCCTTTGTCGGCGGCCTGGTGTCCGCCATTGCCGTCATGCTGCTGTTGCGTTTGCAACAGCATAAAGGCGCGGAGCGTATTGTGATCAGCGGCCTGGCGATCTCTTTTTTGTTCGGCGCGATGACGAATTACCTGGTGTTCACCGGCGATCAGCGTGCGGCAAGCGCGATTCTGTTTTGGTCATTGGGCGGTCTGGGGCTGGCAAGCTGGCAAAATCTTTGGCTGGCGGCCGCCGCCAACCTGTTGCTGATAAGCTTTATCTGCTTACGCTGGCGGTCACTGGACGCTTTGCTTGGCGGGGAACAGACCGCCGTTTCGCTGGGAGTCCAGCTGACGCGGTTACGCAGTGAGGTATTTCTTTGCTGCGCGCTGGCGACGTCTGCATTGGTGGCGCTCACCGGGGTGATTGGCTTCGTCGGCCTGATGGTGCCGCACTTGGCGCGGCCGCTGTGCGGCGTGCGTCATTTGCCATTGTTGCCGCTGAGCGCCGTTATCGGCGCACTGTTGCTGACCGCCGGCGATGTGCTCAGCCGCACCCTGATGGCGCCGCAGGAGCTGCCGATTGGCGTGATTACCGCCGGATTAGGCGGCGTGTTTGTGCTGATGATTCTGTTTAAACGCTAA
- a CDS encoding dienelactone hydrolase family protein, which yields MKTEHAMTLEPVQGSFAPAAEPLADTTIYTDDQGIHAGETTIPSQGDNLPAYIAKPANHQGPFPVVLVVQEIFGVHQHIQDLCRRLAKEGYLAIAPELYFRQGDAADYSEIGDLLQKLVSKVPDNQVLADLDHVAHWATRHGGDASKLAITGFCWGGRITWLYAAHNPQLKAAVAWYGKLVGEKTLNSPKHPVDIASHLSTPVLGLYGGQDSGISLESVESMRQAIRAANADAEIVVYPEAGHAFNADYRPSFNAEAAQDGWQRMLNWFIQHGVVGVK from the coding sequence ATGAAAACCGAACACGCAATGACACTAGAACCGGTACAGGGAAGCTTCGCCCCTGCCGCCGAGCCGTTGGCCGATACGACAATTTACACCGACGATCAGGGCATTCACGCCGGGGAAACCACCATCCCCTCGCAGGGCGATAATCTGCCGGCCTATATTGCCAAGCCGGCTAACCATCAGGGCCCTTTCCCGGTGGTCCTGGTGGTGCAGGAAATTTTCGGCGTCCATCAGCATATTCAGGATCTCTGCCGCCGGCTGGCGAAAGAGGGCTACCTGGCCATTGCCCCGGAGCTGTACTTCCGCCAGGGTGATGCCGCCGACTACAGCGAGATCGGCGACCTGCTGCAAAAGCTGGTCAGCAAAGTACCGGACAACCAGGTGCTGGCGGATCTGGACCACGTCGCCCACTGGGCGACCCGGCACGGCGGCGACGCCAGCAAACTGGCCATCACCGGTTTCTGCTGGGGCGGACGCATCACCTGGCTGTATGCCGCGCATAACCCGCAGCTCAAGGCTGCGGTAGCGTGGTACGGCAAACTGGTGGGGGAAAAGACGCTGAATTCGCCCAAGCATCCGGTTGATATCGCCAGCCATCTGTCGACCCCGGTGCTGGGGCTGTACGGCGGTCAGGACAGCGGTATTTCACTGGAAAGCGTGGAAAGCATGCGCCAGGCGATCCGCGCCGCCAACGCCGATGCGGAGATCGTGGTTTACCCTGAAGCCGGTCACGCCTTTAACGCGGATTACCGCCCGAGCTTTAACGCCGAAGCCGCGCAGGACGGCTGGCAGCGCATGCTGAACTGGTTTATACAGCACGGCGTGGTCGGGGTGAAGTAA
- the metE gene encoding 5-methyltetrahydropteroyltriglutamate--homocysteine S-methyltransferase, which produces MTILNHTLGFPRVGLRRELKKAQESYWAGNSTQEELLAVGRELRARHWQQQRQAGVDLVPVGDFAWYDHVLTTSLLLGNVPARHQNQDGTVDLDTLFRIGRGRAPSGEPAAAAEMTKWFNTNYHYMVPEFHQGQPFKLGWTQLLDEVDEALALGHKIKPVLLGPLTYLWLGKVKGEPFDRLTLLQDILPVYQQVLAELARRGVEWVQIDEPALVLELPQAWLDAYQPAYQALRGQVKLLLTTYFDSVGHNLDTIRALPVQGLHVDLVAGSDDIAVLNNALPKDWLLSLGVINGRNVWRADLSRWFESLQPLVGSRPLWIGSSCSLLHSPIDLSVETRLDEEVKSWFAFALQKCAELSLLSAALNAPDADKQAQLDAYSAPIRARRHSSRVHNAQVEQRLAAITAQDSERSSLYPQRADAQRERFNLPTWPTTTIGSFPQTTEIRGLRLDFKQGRLDGSHYRTSIGEHIKQAITEQERLGLDVLVHGEAERNDMVEYFGENLDGFVFTHNGWVQSYGSRCVKPPVIIGDVSRPQAITVEWAKFAQSLTDKPVKGMLTGPVTILCWSFPREDVTRETIAKQIALALRDEVADLEKAGIGIIQIDEPALREGLPLRRSDWAAYLNWAVDAFKLNAAVARDDTQIHTHMCYCEFNDIMDSIAALDADVITIETSRSDMDLLEAFKEFEYPNEIGPGVYDIHSPNVPSVEWIEALLRKAAQNIPAERLWVNPDCGLKTRGWPETRQSLANMVLAAQRLRENA; this is translated from the coding sequence ATGACAATTTTGAATCACACTCTGGGTTTTCCGCGTGTTGGGCTACGGCGTGAGCTGAAAAAAGCGCAGGAAAGCTATTGGGCAGGTAACTCAACGCAGGAAGAACTGCTGGCCGTGGGCCGTGAGCTGCGCGCGCGTCACTGGCAGCAACAACGGCAGGCCGGCGTCGATTTGGTGCCGGTCGGCGACTTCGCCTGGTACGATCACGTACTGACCACCAGTCTGCTGCTGGGCAACGTGCCGGCACGTCATCAGAACCAGGATGGTACCGTCGATCTGGATACGCTGTTCCGCATTGGCCGCGGCCGCGCTCCGAGCGGCGAGCCGGCGGCGGCGGCGGAAATGACCAAATGGTTTAACACCAACTATCACTACATGGTGCCGGAATTCCATCAGGGCCAGCCGTTCAAGCTGGGCTGGACGCAGCTGCTGGATGAAGTGGACGAGGCGCTGGCGCTGGGACATAAGATCAAGCCGGTGCTGTTGGGGCCGCTGACCTACCTGTGGCTGGGCAAGGTTAAGGGTGAGCCGTTTGACCGCCTGACGCTGCTGCAGGATATTCTGCCGGTGTATCAGCAGGTACTGGCGGAGCTGGCCAGACGCGGCGTGGAGTGGGTGCAAATTGATGAGCCAGCGCTGGTGCTGGAACTGCCGCAGGCGTGGCTGGATGCTTACCAGCCGGCGTATCAGGCGCTGCGGGGCCAGGTAAAACTGCTGCTGACTACCTATTTCGACAGCGTCGGCCATAACCTGGACACCATCCGCGCGCTGCCGGTGCAGGGGCTGCATGTCGATCTGGTGGCGGGCAGCGACGATATTGCTGTGCTGAACAATGCATTGCCGAAAGACTGGCTGCTATCGCTGGGCGTGATCAACGGCCGCAACGTATGGCGCGCCGATCTGAGCCGCTGGTTCGAGAGTCTGCAGCCGCTGGTGGGCAGCCGTCCGCTGTGGATTGGCTCTTCCTGTTCGCTGCTGCACAGCCCGATCGACCTGAGTGTGGAAACGCGCCTCGATGAAGAGGTGAAGAGCTGGTTTGCTTTCGCCCTGCAGAAATGTGCGGAGCTGTCGCTGCTGAGCGCGGCGCTGAATGCCCCGGATGCGGACAAACAGGCGCAGTTGGACGCCTACAGCGCGCCAATCCGCGCCCGCCGTCACTCCAGCCGCGTACATAACGCGCAGGTGGAACAACGCCTGGCGGCGATCACCGCGCAGGACAGCGAGCGCAGCAGCCTGTATCCGCAGCGCGCCGACGCGCAGCGTGAGCGTTTCAACCTGCCGACCTGGCCGACCACCACCATTGGCTCATTCCCGCAGACCACTGAAATCCGCGGCCTGCGTCTTGATTTCAAACAGGGGAGGCTGGACGGCAGCCATTACCGCACCAGTATCGGCGAACATATCAAACAGGCGATTACCGAGCAGGAGCGCCTGGGCCTGGACGTGCTGGTGCACGGCGAAGCCGAACGTAACGACATGGTGGAATACTTCGGTGAAAACCTCGACGGCTTTGTGTTTACGCACAATGGCTGGGTGCAGAGCTACGGCTCCCGCTGTGTGAAACCGCCGGTGATTATCGGCGACGTTAGCCGTCCGCAGGCGATTACCGTCGAGTGGGCCAAGTTTGCCCAGTCGCTGACCGACAAGCCGGTTAAAGGCATGCTGACCGGGCCGGTGACCATTCTGTGCTGGTCGTTCCCGCGCGAAGACGTCACGCGTGAAACCATCGCCAAGCAGATTGCGCTGGCGCTGCGCGACGAAGTGGCAGATCTGGAAAAGGCCGGTATCGGCATTATTCAGATTGACGAGCCGGCGCTGCGCGAAGGGCTGCCGCTGCGTCGCTCCGACTGGGCCGCTTACCTGAACTGGGCGGTGGATGCCTTCAAGCTGAATGCCGCAGTGGCACGTGACGATACGCAGATCCACACCCATATGTGTTACTGCGAGTTTAACGACATCATGGATTCGATTGCGGCGCTGGATGCGGATGTGATCACGATCGAAACCTCACGTTCCGATATGGATCTGCTGGAAGCCTTCAAAGAGTTCGAATACCCGAATGAAATCGGGCCGGGCGTATACGATATCCACTCGCCTAACGTGCCGAGCGTGGAATGGATTGAAGCGCTGCTGCGCAAGGCGGCGCAGAACATTCCGGCGGAGCGTCTGTGGGTGAACCCGGACTGTGGCCTGAAAACCCGCGGCTGGCCGGAGACCCGTCAGTCGCTGGCGAACATGGTGCTGGCGGCGCAGCGTCTGCGTGAAAACGCATAA
- the udp gene encoding uridine phosphorylase gives MSQSDVFHLGLTKNDLQGAQLAIVPGDPQRVEKIAKLMENPVHLASHREFTTWRAELDGKAVIVCSTGIGGPSTSIAVEELAQLGIRTFLRIGTTGAIQSNINVGDVLVTTAAVRLDGASLHFAPMEFPAVADFACTTALVEAAKENGAVTHIGVTASSDTFYPGQERYDTYSGRVVSRFKGSMEEWQAMGVMNYEMESATLLTMCASQGLRAGMVAGVIVNRTQQEIPNAETMKQTESKAVQIVVDAARRLL, from the coding sequence ATGTCTCAGTCTGATGTTTTTCATCTCGGCCTCACCAAAAACGATTTACAAGGGGCTCAGTTGGCAATTGTTCCCGGCGATCCGCAGCGCGTAGAAAAAATTGCCAAACTGATGGAGAACCCGGTGCATCTGGCGTCCCATCGTGAGTTCACCACCTGGCGCGCGGAGCTGGACGGCAAAGCGGTGATCGTTTGTTCCACCGGTATCGGCGGGCCGTCGACCTCCATCGCGGTGGAAGAACTGGCACAGCTGGGGATTCGTACGTTTTTGCGTATCGGCACCACCGGCGCCATTCAATCGAATATCAACGTCGGCGACGTGTTGGTGACCACCGCGGCGGTGCGTCTTGACGGCGCCAGCCTGCACTTTGCGCCGATGGAGTTCCCTGCCGTGGCCGATTTCGCCTGTACCACCGCGCTGGTCGAGGCGGCCAAGGAGAACGGCGCTGTGACCCATATCGGCGTTACCGCCTCTTCTGACACCTTCTACCCGGGACAGGAGCGTTACGACACCTATTCCGGCCGCGTGGTCAGCCGCTTCAAAGGCTCGATGGAGGAGTGGCAGGCGATGGGCGTAATGAACTATGAAATGGAATCTGCCACGTTGCTGACCATGTGCGCCAGCCAGGGGCTGCGTGCCGGCATGGTGGCCGGCGTGATCGTCAACCGTACCCAGCAGGAAATCCCGAACGCGGAAACCATGAAGCAGACCGAAAGCAAAGCGGTGCAGATCGTGGTGGACGCGGCGCGTCGCCTGCTGTAA